A part of Streptomyces sp. NBC_00557 genomic DNA contains:
- a CDS encoding DJ-1/PfpI family protein — MPTKILIVTGDAAESLEVLYPYQRLREEGYEVHIAAPSRKTLRFVVHDFEPGYDTYTEKPGYTWPADLAFADVDPGEYAALVIPGGRAPEYLRNDPELRKILKAFFDSDRPVAQICHGPLLTAAIDSLRGRRVTAYPALEPDMQAAGASFQDTEAVVDGTLVSSRAWPDHPAWMREFLKVLRSKAPAS, encoded by the coding sequence ATGCCCACGAAGATCCTGATCGTCACCGGCGACGCGGCGGAGTCCCTGGAAGTCCTCTACCCGTACCAGCGCCTTCGCGAGGAGGGCTACGAGGTCCACATCGCGGCCCCGTCCCGCAAGACCCTGCGCTTCGTCGTCCACGACTTCGAACCCGGCTACGACACCTACACCGAGAAGCCCGGCTACACCTGGCCCGCCGATCTCGCCTTCGCCGACGTGGACCCCGGCGAGTACGCGGCCCTCGTCATCCCCGGCGGCCGGGCCCCGGAGTACCTGCGCAACGACCCCGAACTGCGCAAGATCCTCAAGGCGTTCTTCGACTCCGACCGGCCGGTCGCCCAGATCTGCCACGGCCCCCTGCTCACCGCGGCGATCGACAGCCTGCGCGGCCGCCGGGTCACGGCGTACCCCGCGCTGGAGCCCGACATGCAGGCGGCCGGAGCGAGCTTCCAGGACACCGAAGCGGTGGTCGACGGCACCCTCGTCTCCTCCCGGGCCTGGCCCGACCACCCGGCCTGGATGCGCGAGTTCCTGAAGGTTCTGCGCTCCAAGGCGCCGGCGAGCTGA
- a CDS encoding NAD-glutamate dehydrogenase, whose protein sequence is MQTKLDEAKAELLERAARVAENSPVGGHLPTGTAGEGSPGTPDSESVLAFLQRYYLHTAPEDLTDRDPVDVFGAAVSHYRLAENRPQGTANVRVHTPTVEENGWTCSHSVVEVVTDDMPFLVDSVTNELTRRGRGIHVVIHPQFVVRRDLTGKLIEVLTTPPSGDLPHDAHVESWIHVEIDRETDRADLKQITADLLRVLNDVREAVEDWEKMRDAATRIADGLQSETLPGDLPAAEAEEARELLRWLADDHFTFLGYREYQLREDDTLAAVPGTGLGILRSDPRHAEDEKHPVSPSFERLPADARAKAREHRLLVLTKANSRATVHRPSYLDYIGVKKFDADGNVVGERRFLGLFSSAAYTESVRRVPVIRRKVDEVLERAGFSPHSHDGRDLLQILETYPRDELFQTPVAELQSIVTSVLYLQERRRLRLYLRQDEYGRYYSALVYLPRDRYTTGVRLRIIDILKEELGGVSVDFTAWNTESILSRLHFVVRVPPGTELPQLSDADKERIEARLVEAARSWADAFAEALTAECGEERAAEVLRRYNNAFPEGYKADHTPRAAVADLVHLEQLSEDKTFSLSLYEPVGAGPEERRFKIYQKGGTVSLSKVLPVLSRLGVEVTDERPYELRCADRTTAWIYDFGLRMPKTTSAGGDLGDDARERFQEAFAATWTGKAENDGFNALVLSAGLTWRQAMVLRAYAKYLRQAGSTFSQDYMEDTLRNNVHTTRLLVSLFEARMSPDRQKAGLELIDALLEEVDAALDQVASLDEDRILRSFLTVIKATLRTNFFQEAEGGRPHDYVSMKFDPQAIPDLPAPRPAYEIWVYSPRVEGVHLRFGKVARGGLRWSDRREDFRTEILGLVKAQMVKNTVIVPVGAKGGFVAKQLPDPSVDRDAWMAEGIASYKMFISGLLDITDNMVAGEVVPPQDVVRHDGDDTYLVVAADKGTATFSDIANGVAEKYNFWLGDAFASGGSAGYDHKGMGITARGAWESVKRHFRELGVDTQTEDFTVVGIGDMSGDVFGNGMLLSEHIRLVAAFDHRHIFIDPNPDAATSYAERRRLFELPRSSWADYNTELLSAGGGIFPRSAKSIPVNAHIREALGIEDKVTKMTPADLMKAILKAPVDLLWNGGIGTYVKSSAESHADVGDKANDAIRVDGSDLRVKVVGEGGNLGLTQLGRIEFAMHGGKINTDAIDNSAGVDTSDHEVNIKILLNGLVADGDMTVKQRNKLLAEMTDEVGALVLRNNYAQNTAIANALSQAKDMLHAQQRFIRHLVREGHLDRALEFLPTDRQIRERLAQGQGLTGPETAVVLAYTKITVAEELLHTTLPDDPYLRGLLHAYFPTALREKFAEAIDKHPLRREITTTVLVNDTVNTGGTTYLHRLREETGASLEEIVRAQTAARAIFRSAPVWDAVEELDNKVEAAVQTRIRLHSRRLVERGTRWLLNNRPQPLQLAETVEFFAERVERVWQELPKLLRGADLEWYQQVYDELSAAGVPDELATRVAGFSSAFPALDIVSVADRMGKEPLDVAEVYYDLADRLSITQLMDRIIELPRTDRWQSMARASIREDLYAAHAALTADVLAVGNGTSTPEQRFKAWEQKNAPILSRARTTLEEIRGSETFDLANLSVAMRTMRTLLRTHS, encoded by the coding sequence ATGCAGACCAAGCTGGACGAAGCCAAGGCCGAGCTGCTCGAGAGGGCTGCCCGGGTAGCTGAGAACAGCCCGGTCGGGGGGCACCTACCGACCGGGACCGCGGGCGAGGGCTCCCCGGGCACCCCGGACAGCGAGTCCGTGCTCGCGTTCCTCCAGCGCTACTACCTGCACACCGCCCCGGAAGACCTCACCGACCGCGACCCGGTCGACGTCTTCGGCGCCGCGGTCTCGCACTACCGTCTCGCCGAGAACCGCCCCCAGGGCACGGCGAACGTGCGGGTCCACACCCCGACCGTGGAGGAGAACGGCTGGACCTGCAGCCACTCGGTCGTGGAGGTCGTCACCGACGACATGCCCTTCCTCGTCGACTCGGTCACCAACGAGCTGACCCGGCGCGGGCGCGGCATCCACGTCGTCATCCACCCCCAGTTCGTCGTCCGGCGTGACCTGACCGGCAAGCTGATCGAGGTCCTGACCACCCCGCCGAGCGGCGACCTGCCGCACGACGCGCACGTCGAGTCCTGGATCCACGTCGAGATCGACCGGGAGACCGACCGCGCCGACCTGAAGCAGATCACCGCCGACCTGCTGCGCGTGCTGAACGACGTCCGCGAGGCCGTCGAGGACTGGGAGAAGATGCGGGACGCGGCGACCCGGATCGCCGACGGCCTGCAGAGCGAGACCCTTCCCGGCGACCTGCCCGCGGCCGAGGCCGAGGAGGCCCGCGAACTGCTGCGCTGGCTGGCCGACGACCACTTCACCTTCCTCGGCTACCGCGAGTACCAGCTGCGCGAGGACGACACGCTCGCCGCCGTCCCCGGCACCGGCCTGGGCATACTGCGCTCGGACCCGCGCCACGCCGAGGACGAGAAGCACCCCGTCAGCCCCTCCTTCGAGCGGCTGCCGGCCGACGCCCGCGCCAAGGCCCGCGAGCACAGGCTGCTCGTGCTGACCAAGGCCAACAGCCGCGCCACCGTGCACCGGCCGTCGTACCTGGACTACATCGGCGTCAAGAAGTTCGACGCGGACGGCAACGTCGTCGGTGAGCGCCGCTTCCTGGGCCTGTTCTCCTCCGCCGCCTACACCGAGTCCGTGCGCCGCGTCCCGGTGATCCGCCGCAAGGTCGACGAGGTGCTGGAGCGCGCCGGGTTCTCGCCCCACAGCCACGACGGCCGCGACCTGCTGCAGATCCTGGAGACCTACCCGCGCGACGAACTGTTCCAGACGCCCGTCGCCGAACTGCAGTCCATCGTCACGAGCGTTCTGTACCTGCAGGAGCGGCGCAGGCTCAGGCTCTACCTGCGCCAGGACGAGTACGGCCGCTACTACTCGGCCCTCGTCTACCTGCCGCGCGACCGCTACACCACCGGCGTCCGGCTGCGGATCATCGACATCCTCAAGGAGGAGCTGGGCGGCGTCAGCGTCGACTTCACCGCCTGGAACACCGAGTCGATCCTCTCCCGGCTGCACTTCGTCGTCCGCGTCCCGCCGGGCACCGAACTGCCCCAGCTGTCGGACGCCGACAAGGAGCGCATCGAGGCCCGCCTGGTCGAGGCCGCCCGGTCCTGGGCCGACGCGTTCGCCGAGGCGCTGACCGCCGAGTGCGGCGAGGAGCGCGCGGCCGAGGTGCTGCGCCGCTACAACAACGCCTTCCCCGAGGGCTACAAGGCCGACCACACCCCGCGTGCGGCGGTCGCCGACCTCGTCCACCTGGAGCAGCTCAGCGAGGACAAGACCTTCAGCCTGAGCCTGTACGAGCCGGTGGGCGCCGGACCGGAGGAGCGCCGGTTCAAGATCTACCAGAAGGGCGGCACCGTCTCCCTGTCCAAGGTGCTGCCGGTGCTCAGCCGCCTCGGCGTCGAGGTCACCGACGAGCGGCCGTACGAACTGCGCTGCGCGGACCGCACCACGGCCTGGATCTACGACTTCGGCCTGCGCATGCCCAAGACGACGAGCGCGGGCGGGGATCTCGGTGACGACGCCCGCGAGCGCTTCCAGGAGGCCTTCGCCGCCACCTGGACCGGCAAGGCGGAGAACGACGGCTTCAACGCGCTCGTGCTGAGCGCCGGGCTGACCTGGCGGCAGGCCATGGTGCTGCGCGCCTACGCCAAGTACCTGCGGCAGGCCGGCTCGACCTTCTCGCAGGACTACATGGAGGACACCCTCCGCAACAACGTCCACACCACCCGGCTCCTCGTCTCCCTGTTCGAGGCCCGGATGTCCCCGGACCGGCAGAAGGCCGGCCTGGAGCTGATCGACGCCCTCCTCGAGGAGGTCGACGCGGCCCTGGACCAGGTGGCGAGCCTGGACGAGGACAGGATCCTGCGCTCCTTCCTCACCGTCATCAAGGCGACCCTGCGCACGAACTTCTTCCAGGAGGCGGAGGGCGGCAGGCCGCACGACTACGTCTCCATGAAGTTCGACCCGCAGGCCATCCCGGACCTGCCGGCGCCCCGCCCGGCGTACGAGATCTGGGTGTACTCGCCGCGTGTCGAGGGCGTGCACCTGCGCTTCGGCAAGGTCGCGCGCGGCGGCCTGCGCTGGTCCGACCGGCGCGAGGACTTCCGCACCGAGATCCTCGGCCTGGTCAAGGCGCAGATGGTGAAGAACACCGTCATCGTGCCGGTCGGCGCCAAGGGCGGCTTCGTCGCCAAGCAGCTGCCGGACCCGAGCGTGGACCGCGACGCCTGGATGGCCGAGGGCATCGCCAGCTACAAGATGTTCATCTCGGGCCTGCTCGACATCACCGACAACATGGTCGCCGGCGAGGTCGTGCCCCCGCAGGACGTCGTCCGGCACGACGGCGACGACACCTACCTGGTCGTCGCCGCCGACAAGGGCACCGCCACCTTCTCCGACATCGCCAACGGAGTCGCCGAGAAGTACAACTTCTGGCTCGGCGACGCCTTCGCCTCCGGCGGCTCGGCCGGCTACGACCACAAGGGCATGGGCATCACCGCGCGCGGCGCGTGGGAGTCCGTGAAGCGGCACTTCCGCGAGCTGGGCGTGGACACGCAGACCGAGGACTTCACGGTCGTCGGCATCGGTGACATGTCCGGTGACGTGTTCGGCAACGGCATGCTGCTGTCCGAGCACATCCGCCTGGTCGCCGCCTTCGACCACCGGCACATCTTCATCGACCCGAACCCGGACGCGGCGACCTCCTACGCCGAGCGCCGCCGGCTGTTCGAGCTGCCCCGCTCCAGCTGGGCCGACTACAACACCGAGCTGCTGTCGGCGGGCGGCGGGATCTTCCCGCGCAGCGCCAAGTCGATCCCGGTCAACGCCCACATCCGCGAGGCCCTCGGCATCGAGGACAAGGTCACCAAGATGACCCCGGCCGACCTGATGAAGGCCATCCTCAAGGCGCCGGTGGACCTGCTGTGGAACGGCGGCATCGGCACGTACGTGAAGTCGTCGGCCGAGTCGCACGCGGACGTCGGCGACAAGGCGAACGACGCCATCCGCGTCGACGGCAGCGACCTGCGGGTCAAGGTCGTCGGCGAGGGCGGCAACCTGGGCCTGACCCAGCTCGGCCGGATCGAGTTCGCCATGCACGGCGGCAAGATCAACACCGACGCGATCGACAACAGCGCCGGCGTGGACACCTCCGACCACGAGGTGAACATCAAGATCCTGCTCAACGGCCTGGTCGCGGACGGCGACATGACCGTCAAGCAGCGCAACAAGCTGCTCGCCGAGATGACCGACGAGGTCGGCGCGCTGGTCCTGCGCAACAACTACGCGCAGAACACCGCGATCGCCAACGCCCTGTCCCAGGCCAAGGACATGCTCCACGCCCAGCAGCGGTTCATCCGCCATCTGGTGCGCGAGGGCCACCTGGACCGGGCGCTGGAGTTCCTGCCGACCGACCGCCAGATCCGCGAGCGCCTCGCCCAGGGGCAGGGGCTGACCGGCCCGGAGACCGCCGTCGTCCTGGCGTACACGAAGATCACGGTCGCCGAGGAGCTGCTGCACACCACGCTCCCCGACGACCCGTACCTGCGCGGCCTGCTGCACGCCTACTTCCCGACGGCCCTGCGCGAGAAGTTCGCCGAGGCCATCGACAAGCACCCGCTGCGCCGTGAGATCACCACGACCGTGCTGGTCAACGACACGGTCAACACGGGCGGTACGACCTATCTGCACCGCCTGCGCGAGGAGACCGGCGCCTCCCTGGAGGAGATCGTCCGGGCGCAGACCGCGGCCCGCGCGATCTTCCGCTCGGCGCCGGTGTGGGACGCGGTGGAGGAGCTGGACAACAAGGTCGAGGCGGCCGTGCAGACCCGGATCCGGCTGCACTCGCGCCGGCTCGTGGAGCGCGGCACGCGCTGGCTGCTCAACAACCGGCCGCAGCCGCTGCAGCTCGCCGAGACGGTCGAGTTCTTCGCCGAGCGGGTCGAGCGGGTCTGGCAGGAGCTGCCCAAGCTGCTCAGGGGCGCCGACCTGGAGTGGTACCAGCAGGTGTACGACGAGCTGTCCGCGGCCGGCGTCCCGGACGAACTGGCCACGCGCGTGGCCGGGTTCTCCTCCGCCTTCCCGGCGCTCGACATCGTGTCGGTGGCCGACCGCATGGGCAAGGAGCCGCTGGACGTCGCCGAGGTGTACTACGACCTCGCCGACCGGCTCAGCATCACCCAGCTCATGGACCGCATCATCGAGCTGCCCCGCACCGACCGCTGGCAGTCCATGGCCCGCGCCTCCATCCGCGAGGACCTGTACGCGGCGCACGCGGCGCTCACCGCGGACGTCCTCGCGGTCGGCAACGGCACCTCCACGCCGGAGCAGCGCTTCAAGGCCTGGGAGCAGAAGAACGCGCCCATCCTGAGCCGGGCGCGCACCACCCTGGAGGAGATCCGCGGTTCGGAGACCTTCGACCTCGCCAACCTCTCGGTGGCGATGCGGACGATGCGGACGCTTCTGCGCACGCATTCGTAG
- a CDS encoding GtrA family protein: MTVQLTETRPAPPPAPAPARRPATRVVLEVVKFGIVGGSGVLVNFLIFNLLLHGLGWQAMTATVLASCIAMATNYLGFRYFAYRDRASRTRGQIILFFVFSGLGVVMEIGLFWVGYHGLGLHSMLESNAAKALSIVLASAFRFLVYRTWVFRQDAHRTV, translated from the coding sequence GTGACTGTTCAACTCACCGAGACGCGTCCGGCACCGCCTCCCGCACCGGCTCCGGCCCGGCGGCCCGCCACACGGGTCGTGCTCGAGGTCGTGAAATTCGGGATCGTCGGCGGCAGCGGTGTCCTCGTCAATTTCCTGATCTTCAACCTGCTGCTGCACGGCCTTGGTTGGCAGGCGATGACCGCCACCGTCCTGGCCAGCTGTATCGCGATGGCGACCAATTACCTCGGCTTCCGCTATTTCGCCTATCGCGACCGGGCGTCGCGCACCCGCGGCCAGATCATCCTGTTCTTCGTCTTCAGCGGCCTCGGTGTCGTGATGGAAATCGGTCTGTTCTGGGTCGGTTACCACGGTCTCGGCCTGCACAGCATGCTCGAATCCAATGCGGCGAAGGCACTGTCGATCGTGCTCGCCTCCGCGTTCCGTTTTCTCGTCTACCGCACCTGGGTGTTCCGGCAGGATGCACACCGCACCGTCTGA
- a CDS encoding glycosyltransferase, with the protein MTTPDVTVTVIVYNDAARLPRAVASLRAQTHANIEIIISDDHSTDDTPAVARRLESEDPRIRYLRLPENSGGCSAPRNRAIDIARAPYLMFLDSDDELPPRAVELLLAAHRERKVDFTMGAVRRVRVDNGRRTTWMPHLVAERRTVEGIEADPRLLFEHLSTSKMYARSFLDRHQLRFPEGIHYEDQLFSAQAYCLAEAFTIIPDPVYVWYIDPFAAAASASISNQRHKVTNVRDRVHVQRLIDDFLVESGHAGLREDKDYKFLKHDFRMYAGDLPYRDEEWLQAFADIMNPYLETLSDGAYTRLPRQERIVLELLRQGRLAETRLAARGLGHEVAPRQVTSDASGVPYWGDSVPSTDRARRELAVSDLELDTRPFPSALFRHEITELTPGPGASLTLAVRTYDPGLRLPVGPQRAGLVLSPGNRRMTVPFRLDPVSPGVFEGTVRLDLAEAPLPLQGFAGVRHPLVRLQQQGLSNSGLLLAPLAFPVLTARIEYRSGAAPHELTIEPEGRNPGRLQLRWRPVGVTAHVVRPVVQKIARPRVRKAAKLLSSVLR; encoded by the coding sequence ATGACGACCCCCGACGTGACGGTGACGGTCATCGTCTACAACGACGCCGCCCGCCTGCCCCGGGCGGTCGCCTCGCTGCGCGCGCAGACGCACGCGAACATCGAGATCATCATCAGCGACGACCACTCCACGGACGACACGCCCGCGGTGGCACGCCGGCTGGAGTCGGAGGACCCCCGCATCCGCTACCTCCGCCTGCCGGAGAACAGCGGCGGCTGCAGCGCCCCGCGCAACCGGGCCATCGACATCGCCCGCGCCCCGTATCTGATGTTCCTCGACAGCGACGACGAACTCCCGCCCCGCGCGGTCGAGTTGCTGCTCGCCGCGCACCGCGAGCGCAAGGTCGACTTCACCATGGGCGCGGTACGCCGCGTCCGCGTGGACAACGGCCGCCGTACGACGTGGATGCCGCACCTGGTCGCCGAGCGCCGCACCGTGGAGGGCATCGAGGCGGACCCCCGCCTGCTCTTCGAGCACCTCTCCACCAGCAAGATGTACGCCCGCTCCTTCCTGGACCGCCACCAGCTGCGTTTCCCGGAGGGCATCCACTACGAGGACCAGCTGTTCTCGGCGCAGGCCTACTGCCTGGCGGAGGCGTTCACGATCATCCCGGACCCGGTGTACGTCTGGTACATCGACCCGTTCGCGGCGGCCGCCTCGGCGTCCATCTCCAACCAGCGGCACAAGGTCACCAACGTCCGCGACCGCGTCCACGTCCAGCGCCTGATCGACGACTTCCTGGTCGAGAGCGGGCACGCGGGGCTGCGGGAGGACAAGGACTACAAGTTCCTCAAGCACGACTTCCGGATGTACGCGGGTGACCTGCCCTACCGGGACGAGGAGTGGCTCCAGGCCTTCGCGGACATCATGAACCCGTACCTGGAGACGCTGTCCGACGGCGCGTACACCCGTCTGCCCCGCCAGGAGCGGATCGTCCTGGAACTGCTGCGGCAGGGCCGGCTGGCGGAGACCAGGCTCGCGGCCCGCGGACTCGGCCACGAGGTCGCTCCGCGCCAGGTCACCTCCGACGCGTCCGGCGTCCCGTACTGGGGCGACAGTGTGCCCTCGACCGACCGCGCCCGGCGTGAACTGGCCGTGTCCGACCTCGAGCTGGACACGCGCCCGTTCCCGAGCGCGCTGTTCCGGCACGAGATCACGGAGCTGACGCCGGGGCCGGGGGCGTCCCTCACCCTCGCCGTCCGCACCTACGACCCCGGCCTGCGCCTCCCGGTCGGCCCGCAGCGCGCCGGCCTGGTCCTCTCCCCCGGCAACCGCCGGATGACGGTCCCCTTCCGGCTGGACCCGGTCAGCCCCGGCGTCTTCGAGGGCACGGTCCGCCTGGACCTCGCCGAGGCCCCGCTGCCCCTCCAGGGCTTCGCGGGCGTACGGCATCCCCTCGTCCGGCTCCAGCAGCAGGGCCTGTCCAACTCCGGTCTGCTGCTGGCCCCGCTGGCCTTCCCGGTCCTCACGGCCCGCATCGAGTACCGCTCCGGCGCGGCCCCGCACGAGCTGACCATCGAACCCGAGGGCCGCAACCCCGGCCGCCTGCAGCTCCGCTGGCGCCCGGTGGGAGTCACCGCCCACGTGGTCCGCCCGGTCGTCCAGAAGATCGCCCGCCCCCGCGTCCGCAAGGCAGCGAAGCTGCTGTCGAGCGTGCTGAGGTAA
- a CDS encoding CDP-glycerol glycerophosphotransferase family protein produces the protein MPQLSVIVYGPNAQGHLTELLDSLESRPLPDAEVIVAAVGDWARETAEAHAPETVVVPLPEGTSDAAARAAGAARATGRWLHFVHAKDGLPAGATRQIAERTAELDAAGAEDADVLLFDHVTTTWQTAGTPSRDGRLLAAVGRESRPLDEAADLLRLRPILGNRALRAAFWRAHEQQLTTDDEAQAAHAALLHAGRVACLNQMAYDSRELRPESLPPLAPEDRFALIERYESLLALAKDRRAARTVLYDLMMRDLVRTFAGENLPDAVAREFFRRASLAAVRWRPENHERPAGVEGVRHALLEEGAYTKYRAFQAANRTRRAAKKAVRTRKKQVGAKLRDQQYRRALSRPVDENLAVFAAYWDRGVACNPAAIAAKLAELAPHIHQVWTVSKENTALLPPGTDFVVPGTRRYWETLATAKYLTNNVNFPNAVVKRPGAVHLQTHHGTPLKRMGLDQMEHPAAAKGLDFAALLARIDKWDYSISANSHTTRMWERAYPARYTSLDYGYPRNDVFYTSGAEEVRAARRRLGIAPGRTAVLYAPTHRDYEAGFTPRLDLAALADRLGEDTVLLVRAHYFYGGAASPLTGLRRSGRIIDVSSYDPVEELCLAADALVTDYSSIMFDYANLDRPIVIYADDWETYRTTRGVYFDLMTDHPGQVARTQEELTEIFASGAWRDETAAKARAAFRRRFCEYDDGRAAERVVRRVFLGEPEESLPPVVPLEERVPAPTPEEASA, from the coding sequence ATGCCCCAACTCAGCGTCATCGTCTACGGACCGAACGCACAGGGGCATCTGACCGAGTTGCTGGACTCGCTGGAGTCCCGGCCGCTGCCCGACGCCGAGGTCATCGTCGCCGCGGTCGGCGACTGGGCGCGGGAGACGGCCGAGGCCCACGCCCCGGAGACCGTGGTCGTCCCGCTGCCGGAGGGCACCTCGGACGCGGCGGCCCGGGCCGCCGGCGCCGCCCGCGCCACCGGCCGCTGGCTGCACTTCGTGCACGCCAAGGACGGCCTGCCGGCCGGCGCCACCCGGCAGATCGCCGAGCGCACCGCCGAACTGGACGCCGCCGGCGCCGAGGACGCCGACGTCCTCCTCTTCGACCACGTCACCACCACCTGGCAGACCGCCGGCACCCCCTCCCGCGACGGCCGCCTCCTCGCCGCCGTCGGCCGCGAGAGCCGCCCCCTGGACGAGGCCGCCGACCTGCTGCGCCTCAGGCCGATCCTCGGCAACCGCGCCCTGCGCGCCGCGTTCTGGCGGGCCCACGAACAGCAGCTCACCACCGACGACGAAGCACAGGCCGCCCACGCCGCCCTGCTGCACGCCGGCCGCGTCGCCTGCCTCAACCAGATGGCGTACGACAGCCGTGAACTGCGCCCCGAGAGCCTGCCGCCGCTCGCCCCCGAGGACCGCTTCGCGCTGATCGAGCGCTACGAGTCGCTGCTCGCGCTCGCCAAGGACCGCCGCGCCGCCCGCACGGTGCTCTACGACCTGATGATGCGCGACCTCGTACGCACCTTCGCCGGCGAGAACCTGCCCGACGCGGTGGCCCGCGAGTTCTTCCGCCGCGCCTCCCTCGCCGCGGTCCGCTGGCGCCCCGAGAACCACGAGCGCCCGGCCGGTGTGGAGGGCGTACGGCACGCCCTGCTGGAGGAGGGCGCGTACACCAAGTACCGCGCGTTCCAGGCCGCCAACCGCACCCGCCGCGCCGCCAAGAAGGCCGTACGGACCCGCAAGAAGCAGGTCGGCGCCAAGCTCCGCGACCAGCAGTACCGGCGCGCCCTGAGCCGCCCGGTCGACGAGAACCTGGCCGTGTTCGCCGCCTACTGGGACCGCGGGGTGGCCTGCAACCCGGCCGCGATCGCCGCCAAGCTCGCCGAACTCGCCCCGCACATCCACCAGGTGTGGACGGTGTCGAAGGAGAACACGGCCCTGCTGCCGCCCGGCACCGACTTCGTGGTCCCCGGCACCCGCCGCTACTGGGAGACCCTGGCCACCGCCAAGTACCTGACGAACAACGTCAACTTCCCCAACGCGGTGGTCAAACGCCCCGGGGCGGTCCACCTCCAGACCCACCACGGCACCCCGCTCAAGCGCATGGGCCTGGACCAGATGGAACACCCGGCCGCCGCCAAGGGCCTGGACTTCGCCGCCCTGCTGGCCCGCATCGACAAGTGGGACTACAGCATCAGCGCCAACAGCCACACCACCCGCATGTGGGAGCGCGCCTACCCGGCCCGCTACACCTCCCTCGACTACGGCTATCCGCGCAACGACGTCTTCTACACGAGCGGCGCCGAGGAGGTCCGCGCCGCGCGCCGGCGCCTCGGCATCGCGCCGGGCAGGACGGCCGTCCTGTACGCCCCGACCCACCGCGACTACGAGGCCGGCTTCACCCCGCGCCTGGACCTCGCGGCCCTCGCCGACCGGCTCGGCGAGGACACCGTGCTGCTGGTGCGCGCCCACTACTTCTACGGCGGCGCCGCCTCCCCGCTGACCGGCCTGCGCCGCTCCGGCCGGATCATCGACGTCTCCTCCTACGACCCCGTCGAGGAGCTGTGCCTGGCCGCCGACGCGCTGGTCACGGACTACTCCTCGATCATGTTCGACTACGCCAACCTCGACCGCCCGATCGTGATCTACGCCGACGACTGGGAGACCTACCGCACCACCCGCGGCGTCTACTTCGACCTCATGACCGACCACCCCGGCCAGGTCGCCCGCACCCAGGAGGAGCTGACGGAGATCTTCGCCTCCGGCGCCTGGCGCGACGAGACCGCGGCCAAGGCGCGGGCCGCCTTCCGGCGCCGGTTCTGCGAGTACGACGACGGCCGCGCCGCCGAACGGGTCGTACGACGGGTGTTCCTGGGCGAACCGGAGGAGTCGCTGCCACCGGTGGTCCCGCTCGAGGAACGCGTCCCCGCCCCGACCCCCGAGGAGGCCTCGGCATGA
- a CDS encoding ABC transporter ATP-binding protein — MAEQTPTEKIPTVICDGVDIVYRVNGTGAGRGSATAALNRILRRKQTEKAAGVRRVHAVKNVSFIAYKGEAIGLIGTNGSGKSTLLKAVAGLLPVENGHIYTNGQPSLLGVNAALMNDLTGERNVYLGGLAMGMSREQVKERYQDIVDFSGINEKGDFITLPMRTYSSGMAARLRFSIAAAKDHDVLLIDEALATGDRRFQMRSEERIRELRERAGTVFLVSHNNKSIRDTCERVLWLERGELRMDGPTEEVMKEYEAFTGDKSDKKPGGKGKKAA, encoded by the coding sequence GTGGCTGAGCAGACCCCCACCGAGAAGATCCCCACCGTCATCTGCGACGGCGTCGACATCGTCTACCGCGTCAACGGCACCGGCGCGGGCCGCGGCTCCGCCACCGCCGCCCTCAACCGCATCCTGCGCCGCAAGCAGACCGAGAAGGCGGCCGGCGTGCGCAGGGTGCACGCGGTGAAGAACGTGTCCTTCATTGCCTACAAGGGCGAGGCGATCGGCCTCATCGGCACCAACGGCTCCGGCAAGTCGACGCTGCTGAAGGCCGTCGCCGGACTGCTCCCCGTGGAGAACGGCCACATCTACACCAATGGCCAGCCCTCGCTGCTCGGCGTCAACGCCGCCCTGATGAACGACCTCACGGGTGAACGGAACGTCTACCTCGGCGGCCTCGCCATGGGCATGTCCCGGGAGCAGGTCAAGGAGCGCTACCAGGACATCGTCGACTTCTCCGGGATCAACGAGAAGGGCGACTTCATCACCCTGCCGATGCGCACGTACTCCTCCGGCATGGCCGCCCGGCTGCGGTTCTCCATCGCCGCCGCCAAGGACCACGACGTCCTGCTCATCGACGAGGCCCTGGCCACCGGTGACCGCCGGTTCCAGATGCGCTCCGAGGAACGGATCCGCGAACTGCGCGAGCGCGCGGGCACGGTCTTCCTGGTCAGCCACAACAACAAGTCGATCCGCGACACCTGCGAGCGGGTCCTGTGGCTGGAGCGCGGCGAGCTGCGCATGGACGGGCCGACCGAGGAGGTCATGAAGGAGTACGAGGCCTTCACCGGCGACAAGAGCGACAAGAAGCCCGGCGGCAAGGGTAAGAAGGCGGCGTAA